The Trinickia caryophylli genomic sequence CTGCGCGCGTGCCCACGCCACGCCGCGTGGAAGGGCTGCGCCTCGGCGTGCTCACGCATTACGTGACCGACGGCATGGAGCCAGGCGTCGCGACCGCCGTCGATGCGGCCCTCAAGCATCTCGAGGCTGCCGGCGCGATCCTCGCCGACGTACGCTTCGCCCCGCTCGAGCGCCTGCCCGAAATCAATCGTTTCGGCTTTTCGGCGATGGAAGCCTATGCCTGGCATCGCCGCTTTCTCGCTGCGCAACGCGAGCAATACGACCCGCGCGTGCTCGCACGGATACTGAAAGGCGAAACGGCGCGCGCCGTCGACTACCTCGATCTCGTTGCCGAGCGCGAGACGCTGATGCACGCGGCGGAAGAAACCCTGTGGCAGCACTTCGACGCTATCGTCGCGCCGACCGTGCCGATCGCTCCGCCGCGCGTAGCCGACTGCGCCCGCGACGACGAAGCTTACGCACATATCAACGCGCTGGTGTTGCGCAACCCGAGTGCGTTCAACGTGCTGGACGCCTGTGCGATCTCGCTGCCGTGCCACCGGCGCGGCGACGCGCCGGTCGGCCTCATGCTCGCGGCAGGTCCGCACCGCGACGACGCGCTGCTCGCGACAGCGCTCGCCGTCGAGCGGGTAATCGACTCGATCCGCTAGCGGCCGCCGCGCCGCACCGCGCTACATGGCATGGCACCCCATCTAGCGGCGCCAAGCACTAGAATGCATCGATTTCGTACCTCGGAGCCCTCGCTTCATGAATGACTTTCTTTCGCTGCGCCGCGAGCGCCGCCTGCTCGTCCTGCTCGGATGCGTCTGTCTAGGCCTGCTGGGCGGAGCACTCTATCTGCAGTTCGCAAAGGGGGAAGATCCCTGTCCGCTTTGCATCATCCAGCGCTATTTCTTCGTGCTGATCGCCGCCTTCGCCTTCGCGGGCGCGGCCTGCAAGGGCTGGCGCGGCATCGGCGCCTTCGAGGTGCTGATCGCCATCGCGTCGGCGGCCGGCATCGCTACGGCCGTACGCCATCTTTCGATCCAGCTTCATCCGGGTTTCAGCTGCGGTTTCGACACGTTGCAGCCAATCGTCGACGGATTGCCGCCCGCGCGTTGGCTGCCGAGCGTGTTCAAGGTGGCCGGGCTCTGCGAAACGGTCTACCCGCCGATTTTCGGCATCCTGCTGCCCGGTTGGGCACTCATCGCCTTCGCGCTCATTTTTGTCTGCGTGGTCGCGAGCCTCTGGCGCCGACGCGGCAAGCGGCGCCTGAACCTCGCGTAAAGCACGCACGGTCGGTCGCCGGTAGCCGGTAGCCGCTTGCGGCGCGCAACGCATCATCTCGGGCCGCACGGCCGGCGGCCGCGCACCTGGCGCAGCTTGAAGCGACTCGAAGCGGCGTGAAGCTGCGCAATGCGGTTTCGAGCCGCTCGCCCCATACCGGCGGGCGCCTTCTTCGCCGCCGCGCGCCCCTGCAACTTCCGCGCGCGCCGCGCATCGTACTTATGCGGGCGCTGATAGCCCGCATCAGCACGCCGCGATCTTCTCCCTTTATTGCGGTGCTATCTTTTGTCACAGATGGCGATCCACGTGCGCCCGGCGGTCATGGCCGCCCCTCGCGTAACGCGCGCCTGATCCGCACCTCACAGGATTCGGCTATGACGACGCACTCCATCCGCTTTTACTACCGCGGCGCCGTGCACCACGTGCAAGGCGCGCCCTCCACGCGCACCGTTCTTCAATACCTGCGCGAGGATCTGCGCTGTACCGGCACGAAAGAAGGCTGCGCCGAAGGCGATTGCGGCGCCTGCACGGTCGTGATCGGCGAGCTCGATCCCTACGGGGCGCTCGTGCTCAAACCCGTCAACGCCTGCATTCAGTTTCTGCCCACGCTCGATTCCCGCGCGCTCTTCACCGTCGAGGACCTGCGCGGCAAGGACGGCAGGCTGCACCCGCTGCAACGATCGCTCGTCGACTGCCATGGCTCCCAATGCGGCTTTTGCACGCCCGGGTTCGCCATGTCGATGTGGGCGCTCTACGAGAACCGCCTGCCCGCGGCCGGCGCTCCTTCGCGCGAAGAAATCGCGACGGCGCTTTCGGGCAACCTGTGCCGCTGCACCGGCTATCGCCCGATCGTGGACGCGTGCCAGGCCATGTTCGACGAAACGCACCACCCGCGCGTGGCGCTCGATCGCGCGCCCATCGCCAATGCGTTGCTCGGCCTGAAGCGAGAAGGCACTTTCGAGTATGCGGGCGCGAAGCCGGGTGATGGAACAGGCGCGAAATTCTTCGCGCCGACCACCGTCGACGCACTCGCCGCATTGCGTCTCGCCCACCCGCATGCGCGCGTGCTCGCGGGCGGCACCGACGTCGCGCTCCAGGTCACCAAGCAGTTGCGGGCGCCGGGCGATCTCATCTATATCGGCGGTGTTTCCGCACTGAAAACGATCGAGCGCACCGGCGAGGCAATCGTCATCGGCGCGGCTGCCTCGCTCGAAGACGCCTATACCGCCTTGACAGCCGACTACCCAATGCTCGCCGAGTTCGCCCGGCGCTTCGCCTCGCTGCCGATCCGTCAGGCCGGTACGCTGGGCGGCAATGTGGCGAACGGGTCGCCCATCGGCGATTCCATGCCGGTATTGATCGCCCTCGGCGCGCAACTGGTACTGCGGCGCGGCGCGCAAGAGCGCGTGCTGCCGCTCGACGCGTTCTATCTCGGCTACCAGAAGACGGCTCTCGAGCCGGGCGAATTCGTCGCGGCGCTGCACGTGCCCCGCCCCCGCCCGCCGTTGCGCTTTCGCGCCTACAAGGTGTCGAAGCGATACGACCAGGATATTTCGGCCGTGTGCGGCGCATTCGCGATCGAGACCGCCGACGGCACCGTCACGTCCGCGCGCATCGCATTCGGCGGCATGGCGGCTACGCCCAAGCGCGCGAGCGCCGCCGAGGCCGTACTGGAGGGCGGAGCCTGGGACGAAGCCGCTTTGCGGCGCGCCATGGCTGCGCTCGCCGGCGATTTCGTACCGCTCACGGACATGCGGGCCACGAGCCGCTACCGTATGACCGTCGCACGCAACCTGCTCCGGCGCTTTTACCTCGAAACGCGCGAGGACGCGCCACTCGGTGCGACCGAACTCGACGTGTTCGCGTTCGGCCAGGCGCACGCGCCTTGCGCCAGGGAGTCCGCATGAGCTCCCGCACCGATGGCAAGACCGCGATCGGCGTCGCGCTGCCGCACGAATCCGCCGAGCTGCACGTAAGCGGCGAAGCGGCCTATACCGACGATCTGCCGGAGTTGGCCGGCACGCTGCACGTCGCGCTCGGCCTGTCGCGTCATGCGCATGCCCGCATCGTCTCGCTCGACCTCGACGCGGTACGTGCGGCGCACGGCGTCGTCGCAGTGTTGACCGCCGGCGACATTCCCGGGGAGAACAACTGCGGCCCGGTGGTACACGACGATCCTGTCCTGGCCGATGAGCTCGTCTCGTACCTCGGGCAACCGATATTCGCCGTCGTGGCGACGAGCCGCGAATCGGCGCGGCGGGCCGCCGCACTCGCGAAGAGCGACGACGTCGTACGCTACGAGCCGCTCGAAGCCGTGCTGAGCGCCGCCGATGCGCGCGACCGGCGGCAGTACGTCCTGCCGCCGCTCAATCTCGTACGCGGCACGCCGGCCGAAAAGATCGCCGCGGCGCCGCGTCGCCTGCAGGGCGAATTCGAGGTCGGAGGCCAGGAACAGTTCTATCTCGAAGGGCAGATCGCTTATGCGGTTCCCAAAGAAGGTGCGAGCCTGCTCGTCTACAGCTCCACGCAGCATCCGAGCGAAATGCAGCAGGTGGTCGCGCACATGCTCGGCTGGCCTGCGCATCGCGTCGTCTGCGAGTGCCGGCGCATGGGCGGCGGCTTCGGCGGCAAGGAGTCGCAGTCGGCGGTCTTCGCCTGTGTGGCGGCACTCGCGGCACACAAGCTGAACCGGCCCGTCAAACTGCGGGCCGACCGCGACGACGACTTCATGATCACGGGCAAGCGGCATGATGCCGTCTATCGTTACGAGGTCGGCTTCGACGACGATGGGCGCCTGCTCGGCCTGCGCATCGAGATTGCCTTGCGCGCGGGCTATTCGGCGGACCTGTCGGGCGCCGTTGCCACACGCGCAGTCTGTCATGTCGACAACGCCTATTACCTCTCCGACATCGAAATCGCGGCACTGTGCTGCAAAACGAACACGCAATCGAATACGGCGTTTCGCGGCTTTGGCGGCCCCCAGGGCGCGCTCGTCACCGAGGTGGTCATCGACGCCGTGGCGCGCGTGCTCGGACGCGATCCGCTCGACGTACGTCTCGCGAACTACTACGGCGTCGGCGAGCGCGACGTGACGCCCTACGGCCAGCGCGTGGAAGATAACGTGCTCGCGCCGCTCACGGCCGAGCTGCTGGCGACGAGCGATTACCGCGCGCGCCGCGACGAGATCGCCCGCTTCAATGCGGCGAGCCCCGTGCTCAAACGAGGCATCGCACTGACGCCCGTCAAGTTCGGCATCTCGTTCAACGTGCCCTTTCTCAATCAGGCCGGCGCGCTCGTACACGTCTATCGCGACGGCTCTGTGCTCGTCAATCACGGCGGCACCGAAATGGGCCAGGGGCTCAACACGAAAGTGGCACAAGTCGTCGCCCACACGCTCGGCTTGCCGCTGTCACAGGTGCGCGTCACCGCCACCGATACGTCGAAGATCGCCAACACTTCCGCTACGGCCGCCTCCACGGGCAGCGACCTGAACGGCAAAGCCGCCGAAGCGGCCGCGCGCACGATTCGCGAGCGGCTCGCCGAGCTCGCCTGCGCCCGCCTGGGCGGCGAGGCCGGCGACGTTCACGAGGTGCGTTTCGCCGACGCCACGGTATCCGTGAACGGGGCGTCGATGCCGTTCGCCGAGCTCGTCAACGCCGCGTATCTCTCGCGCGTGCAGCTTTGGTCGGACGGTTTTTACGCCACCCCCAAAGTCCACTGGGATGCCAAGACGCTCACGGGCCACCCGTTCTATTACTTCGCGTATGGCGCCGCAGTGTCGGAGGTCGTCGTGGATACGCTCACCGGCGAATGGCGGCTCGTGCGCGCCGACCTCCTGCACGACGTCGGCCAATCGATCAATCCGGCCATCGACATCGGCCAGATCGAGGGCGGCTTCATTCAGGGCATGGGCTGGCTCACGACCGAGGAGCTCTGGTGGTCGAACGACGGCCGCCTGATGACACACGCACCGTCGACTTACAAGATCCCCGCGGTCAGCGACACCCCGGCCGCGTTCAACGTCGCGCTCTATCGCAATCAGAATACCGAGCCGACCGTATTCCGGTCGAAAGCCGTCGGGGAGCCCCCGCTTTTGCTCGGGTTCTCCGTTTTTCTCGCGATTCGGGACGCCGTTGCGGCGACTCGGCCCGAGGCCAGGCGCGCGCCCCAACTGCGCGCGCCGGCTACGCCCGAGGCCATCGTCGATGCGATCGAGGCGCTGCATGCGAGCGGCGCGCCCACCCCCGCTAACCGAGGCACGAACGATGCGGCGGCAGAGCGCGTCGCCGGCACAGCCTGAAAAAGGAACGAATCGCGCATGCACGCCTGGTTGTCCGATCTGCAGCAGTTGCTCACGCACGGCGATGCCGTCGTGCTCGTCACCGTTGCGCGCGTCGAAGGCTCCGCGCCGCGAGAGGCCGGCACGAAGATGATCGTCACACGCGAAACCGCGCGTCACACGATCGGCGGCGGCCATCTCGAATGGCGTGCGATCGAAATCGCGCGCGAGGTCCTGCGCGAAGGCGTGCGTGTACCGCGCGCGCGCCGCCTCGAGCGCATGGCGCTCGGCCCGAGCCTCGGTCAATGCTGCGGCGGAGCGGTCATGCTGGCCTTCGAGCGGCTCGATATCGGCGATCTGGGATGGGTCGCCACACTCTCCAAACGGCTGGCTGCGGGACAAGCGAGCGTGCGAAGCGTATCATTCGGCCCTTCGCGCGACGCCGTGATGCTCTCCGAGGCGCCAGCGGGCACCGATGCGCCCGACTGCCTGCTCTGGGACGGCGCCGGCTTCGACGAAGGCAATGCGCTGCTGACGGAGACGATCGTATCGCGCGAGTTCCCGGTGGTGCTGTTCGGCGCCGGGCATGTCGGCGCCGCGCTCGCGCGTGTGCTGGCCACCCTGCCGTGCCGCGTGCGCTGGGTCGACGAGCGCGATGCGCAATTCGGCGAGCAGCTTGCGCCGAACACCGTGCGCGATTTTGCCAACGTGACGATCGAGGCAAACGACGCGCCGGACGAGGCTGTCGACGAAGCCGCGCCGGGTACGTACTTCATCGTGATGACGCACAACCACGCGCGCGACCTGGCGCTTGCCGAGCGCATCCTGCGGCGCGGCGATTTCGCGTTCTTCGGCATGATCGGCTCGCGCACGAAGCGCCGGCAGTTCGAGCATCGGCTCGCCGCGCACGGCATCGATCCGGCGCTCATCGCGCGGATGACGTGCCCGATCGGCATCGACGGCATCACGGACAAGGCGCCCGAGGTCATCGCGATCGCCGCTGCGGCGCAGTTACTGCAGGCCGTCGAAAGCGTGCGCGGCAAGCGCGGTGCCATGCCTGTGCCGCCCCCGTTCAACCCATCTTCGTTTATCCCATCGACCGACCATGACCCCGACATTTGCTGAGAAGATCGCCGGCGCGCCGAAGGCTGAACTACATATCCATATCGAGGGCTCGCTCGAACCCGAGCTCATCTTCAAGCTGGCCCAGCGCAACGGCGTGGCGCTCGCCTACGATTCGATCGATGCCCTGCGCCGTGCTTACGCCTTTACCGATCTGCAATCGTTCCTCGACATCTACTACGCGGGCGCGAGCGTGCTCGTGACCGAGGACGATTTCTACGAGATGACCGCCGCCTACGTCGAGCGGGCGCTTGCCGATCATGTCGCGCATGCCGAGATCTTTTTCGATCCGCAAACGCATACCGAGCGCGGGATCGCGCTCGAAACGGTCGTGGCCGGCATCGAGCGCGCCCTGGCGGAGGGCGAGCACCGCGGCTTGTCGAGCAAACTGATCCTCTGCTTCTTGCGGCATCTGCCCGAGGAGGATGCGCTCGAAACCTTCGAAGCCGCACTGCCGCTCTTCGAGCGTTACGCCCATCGGCTCGTCGGCGTGGGCCTCGACTCCTCCGAGCGCGGGCATCCGCCGTCGAAATTCGAGCGCGTGTTCGCCAAGGCGCGCGCCCGCGGACTGAAGATCGTCGCGCACGCCGGCGAGGAAGGGCCGCCCGCTTACGTCCACGAAGCGCTGGACCTGCTGAAGGCGGACCGGATCGACCACGGCGTGCGAAGCATCGAGGATCCGGCGCTCGTGGCGCGGCTCGCCGCGTCGCGCATCGCGCTGACCGTCTGCCCGCTCTCGAACCTGAAGCTGCGCGTATTCGACGACATGAAGCACCACACGCTGAAGTCGCTGCTATCGGCCGGCGTGGCCGTCACCATCAATTCCGATGACCCCGCCTACTTCGGCGGGTACGTGAACGCCAACTACCTCGCGGCAGCCGACGCGCTCGCGCTCGACGACGCCGAGGTCTACGCCATCCTGCGCAACGGCTTCGAGGCCTCGTTCATCGAACCCGCCCGGCGCGAGGCTTTGATCGCGCAACTCGACGCCTACTGGCAGCGCGCGCACTGACGCCGCGCGCTCGTTGCATCGAACGTATTCGCCATGACCGATACCGATCCGCGCAAGACCGAACGCATTGCTTATCGCGGGAAGCTCCTGACATTCGACGATCGTCCGGACGCATCGGACGAGGCGACCGTTTTCGAAGAGGACGGGCTCTTGATCGTCGAGTCGGGCCGCGTGGTCGCGCGCGGCAGCTACCCGGCGCTTGCCGCCCAGCTCACGGCCGACACGGACGTGCGAGCGCTGCGCGACAAATGGATCGTGCCCGGCTTCATCGACACGCATCTGCACTACCCGCAGACCGACATGATCGCCTCGCCGGCGGCGGGCCTGTTGCCCTGGCTCGAGCGCTATACGTTTCCGACCGAGCGGCGCTTCGCAGACGCTGCCCGCGCGCGCGAGACGGCCGAGTTCTTCCTTGACGAACTGCTCGCCAGCGGCACGACCACGGCACTCGTCTACTGCACCGTGCACAAGGAATCGGCCGATGCGTTGTTCGCCGCGAGCGACGCCCGCAATCTGCGGATGATCGCGGGCAAGGTGCTGATGGATCGCAACTGCCCCGCGTTCCTGCGCGATACGGCGCAATCGGGCTACGACGACAGCGCCGAGCTGATCGCGAGGTGGCATGGCCGCGGGCGCCAGCTCTATGCGCTCACGCCGCGCTTTGCTCCGACCTCGACGCCGGAGCAGCTCGAGGCCTGCGGCGCACTCGCCGGGCAACACGCCGACGTTTTCATCCAGACCCACGTCGCGGAGAACGTTGACGAAATCAAATGGGTGACCGAGCTGTACCCTGGCCACCGCAGCTATCTCGACGTCTATGACCGATATGGCCTGCTGCGCCGCCGCGCCGTTTACGGTCACTGCATCCACTTCGACGACGCCGATCGCGCGCGCATGAGGGAAACGGGTGCCGTGGCGTCGCACTGCCCGACGTCCAACCTTTTCCTGGGCAGCGGCCTCTTCGATATGGGCAAGGCACGCGAGCATGGGATGCCGGTCGCACTCGGCACCGACGTGGGTGGCGGTACGTCGTTTTCGATGCTGCAGACGATGAACGAAGCGCACAAGGTTGCCCGCATGAGCGGCCACTACCTGAGCGCGACGCAGATGTTCTGGCTGGCGACGGCGGGCGCCGCCGAGGCGCTCGGACTCGATGCGCAGATCGGCACGCTCGCCCCCGGCAGCGAAGCCGATTTCATCGTGCTCGATCCGCAGGCCACACCGCTGCTCGCGCGGCGCATGGAGCAGGCCGAAACGCTCGAGGAATCGCTCTTCGCGTTTGCGCTGCTCGGCGACGATCGCGCCGTGCTCGAGACCTACGCGGCGGGCCGCCGCGTACATCGGCGAGGCGAGCGCGCGACGAAACGCAAACGGCCCTGACACGCAAGGCACGGTCAGAAAGGGCAGACCCGAACGGGATGGCAAACCCGCGCGCCTATGCTAGAATCCGTCCCTCATTGGGGAGTAGCCGCCCCGACGCCACACCTTGCCTACGCAAGGTTCGTTTTGCGCGTTCGGGGGCATCCGTCAACAGACTTGGCCCGCGCGGCCATGGCGGATGCAGCCTCTGGCCTGGCGAGACCGATGACCCGCATGCGCGCCGCTTCAGGGCCCGGCGCACGGTGGGTCGTCGCTCGCTCACATCTCGGCCCGAGGAACATCATCGACGTGGAACAAGCCTTTCTCATCTCGACCGGTGCCGTCGCACTTGCCGAAATCGGCGACAAGACGCAGTTGCTTTCGCTCGTGCTCGCCGCCCGCTACCGCAAACCCGTACCGATCATGCTGGGCGTACTCGCCGCCACGCTGGCGAACCACGCGGGCGCCGGCGCAATAGGCGCGTGGCTCGGCGCGCTCATTACGCCAACAGTCATGCAATGGGCGCTCGCCGTCTCGTTCATCGTCATGGGCATCTGGGTGTTGATTCCGGACAAGCTCGACGAACGAGAGGCGAACGTCACGCGCGGTCACCTCGGCGTGTTCTGGGCTACGGTGCTGACGTTCTTTCTCGCCGAGATGGGCGACAAGACGCAAATCGCCACGGTTGCTCTGGCCGCGCGATTTCACGACTTCTTCGGCGTCGTGGCCGGAACGACGCTCGGCATGATGCTGGCCAACGTACCGGCCATCCTGCTCGGCGAGCGGTTCGCTCACCGCCTCCCCACGCGTGCGGTGCACGTCGTCGCGGCGCTGCTCTTCATTGCGCTCGGCGTACTCGCCATCTTTCGAGGCACGGGCGGAGCCTGACTCCGGCACCGGGAACCCGCGCGGGTTGCCGACGGCACCCGCCCCGTCGCTTTCAGCGCGGCGCGGTGGCCGCGCCGCTCGCGCCGGTTGTCGCCGCCGCAGGCACGACGGGCACCTCGTTCGAGGCTGCCCTCCCCTTTTTGTCGACGGGAATCCGCACTGTACGGACCACACCGTTGCCAAGCGGAAAGTCCGCGAGTGCGCCGCGCACCAGGTACGGCATGGCGCGCACGAGCGAGGAATCGTCATCCGTATCCCGGGCGGTCACGTTGTAGACCTCCTTGCCGGTCGAGCGCTCGGTCATGCGGATGCCCAGCGTGTGCGTGTAGACCGGATACGTCTGACTGACGTAGCCCGCGGGAAATGCGCCGAACGGCCCCCAGGGATCGAACGGGCGCCAGTATGGCCCCGCCCAGGGGCTGCCGTAGTACACGGGCTGGCTCACCGTCATCGTATCGCCGCGCGTGTCGTACGAGAGCGACACGAGATAATTCGCCTCGCCGGCAGGGCGGGGCCTGAACGCGTACAGATCGAGCTCGTTGGCCACCAACTGTTCGTAGGTGGCTTCCTCTATGCTGTTTTGCTGCGCGGACGAGCGCGAGAACGCATACGTGCGCGTGGCATCGCTGCCGCTCCATGCCGAAAAGGCCGTGACCTGCGTCGTCACGTAACTCGTACAGCCTGACATCGCCACGGCCGCCACCGCCAACACCGGCACGGCCAGACGCCTTGCCCTATCCCACATCGCCGTCATGCATTCCTCGCCAATCAATCGAAATTCATGCTTCGTCATGCCCGCGATGCCGATGATACGCCCAGCGCCCACCCGCCCCCAATCGGCAAAGTGTGCTTCCGACGACGCAGGACATTTAAGGCCTTTGTACAATGGGCAACGACCTCGCCCGTTCGCGCGAGCCGCAACGCTCTACTAGACCGATCCGCCATGTCCGATACAGCCACTCCCGCCGTCGTCCGGCGCTCAGACTACAGCCCGCCTACGTTTTTGATCGAATCGGCCGCCCTCGAGTTCGATCTCGTACCCGAACGCACGCTCGTCAGCAACACCATGCGCGTTCGGCGTAATCCCGACGCGGCCCCGGCGTCGCATCTCGAACTCATGGGCGAGGCGCTCGAACTCGTTTCCGTCTCGATCGACGGCGCGCCGCACGCGCAGCACCGCACTCATGAACACGGCCTCGTGCTCGAAGGCGTGCCGGACGCGTTCGAACTCACGATCGTGAGCACCTGCAACCCGGCGAGCAATACGACGCTCTCCGGACTGTACGTGTCGAGCGGCAGTTTCTTCACGCAGTGCGAAGCGGAAGGCTTCAGGCGCATCACCTACTTCCTCGACCGGCCCGACGTGATGTCGACCTACACTGTCACGCTGCGCGCCGACAAGACGGCCTATCCGGTGCTGCTCTCGAATGGGAACCTCGTCGATTCGGGCGAGTTGCCCGACGGCCGTCATTACGCGAAGTGGGAAGACCCGTTCAAGAAGCCGAGCTACCTGTTCGCGCTTGTCGCAGGCAAGCTCGTCGCCCTCGAGGAGCGCATCCGCACGGGCTCCGGCAAGGAGAAGCTGCTGCAGGTGTGGGTCGAGCCGCACGACCTCGACAAGACGCGCCATGCCATGGACTCGCTGATCCACGCGATCCGCTGGGACGAAAAGCGCTTCGGACTCGAACTCGATCTCGACCGCTTCATGATCGTCGCCGTGAGCGACTTCAACATGGGCGCGATGGAAAACAAGGGGCTCAACATCTTCAACACGAAGTACGTGCTTGCCAACCCCGAGACGGCGACCGACACGGACTTCGCCAACATCGAGGCCGTGGTGGGCCACGAGTACTTCCACAATTGGACCGGCAACCGCGTAACCTGCCGCGACTGGTTCCAGTTGAGCCTCAAGGAAGGTCTGACCGTCTTCCGGGACCAGGAGTTCTCGGCCGACATGCAAGGCGGCGCGGACGACGAAGCGGCCCGCGCGGTGAAGCGCATCGAAGACGTGCGCGTACTGCGGCAAATGCAGTTCGCCGAGGACGCAGGCCCGATGGCGCACCCGGTGCGGCCCGAAAGCTATGTCGAGATCAACAACTTCTACACGATGACCGTCTACGAAAAAGGCGCCGAGGTCGTGCGGATGTACCAGACGCTGTTCGGCCGCGACGGCTTCAGGCGTGGCATGGATCTCTATTTCGAGCGCCACGACGGGCAGGCGGTCACCTGCGACGATTTCCGCCACGCAATGGCCGACGCGAACGGGCGCGATCTGGCGCAGTTCGAGCGCTGGTACAGCCAAGCCGGCACGCCGCGCGTAAACGTGCGCACGGCATACGATGCCGGCGCGAAGCGCTACACCGTGACGCTCTCGCAACGGTACGCAGAGGCGGCGCCCGCCGCGCACGAAACGCAAAAGGGGCCGCTGCTCATTCCGTTCGCAATCGGCTTGATCGGGCGCGACGGCAACGACCTTCCGCTGCGCCTCGAAGGCGAGCCGAATGCGAGCGGCACGACGCGCGTGCTCGATCTCACGGCCGAGGACGCGACCTTCACGTTCGTGGACGTACCCGAGGCACCGCTGCCGTCGCTGCTGCGCAACTTCTCGGCCCCCGTCATCGTCGAGTACGAATACACGCCCGACGAACTCGCCTTCCTGCTTGCGCACGACAGCGACCCCTTCAACCGCTGGGAAGCCGGCCAGCGCCTCGCCACGCGCGAGCTGCTGACGCTCGCGGGCCGCGCGGCGAATGGGCTCGACAACGCCGTGGTCGCCGCATTCGCGCGCGTGCTGACCGACGAAACGCTTTCGCCCGCGTTTCGCGAACTCGCCCTCGTCCTGCCTTCGGAATCGTATCTTGCCGAACAGATGGTCGAGGCGGACCCGGCCGCGGTCCACGCGGCGCGCCAGTTCATGCGCAAGCGCTTCGCCGTAGCCATGCGCGAGGCGTGGCTGGACACCTATGCGCACCACGTGACCCCGGGCGGTTACGAGCCGAGCGCACAGGCAGCGGGGCAGCGCGCGCTGAAGAATCTCGCCCTCGCTTATCTGGCCGAACTCGACGATCCGGCCGATGCGATCCGTCTCGCGACCGCGCAATACGACTCGGCTGACAACATGACCGATCGCGCCGCGGCGCTTTCCGCGCTGCTCGCGGCCGCGGCAACGTCAGGCGCGCCCACGGCCGAGCGTGTGCTCGATGATTTCTACCGCCGCTTCGAACGCGAGCCGCTCGTGATCGACAAGTGGTTCGCCATGCAGGCAACGCAGCGCGGCAGCGCCGGCCGGCCGGTCATCGAGATCGTACGCAAGCTCATGACGCACCCGGCGTTCACGCTGCGCAACCCGAACCGGGCACGCTCGCTGATCTTCAGCTTCTGTTCGGCCAACCCCTCGCAGTTCCATGCTCCGGACGGCTCGGGCTATGCATTCTGGGCCGAACAGGTCATCGCACTCGATGCGCTGAACCCGCAAGTGGCGGCACGTCTCGCG encodes the following:
- the guaD gene encoding guanine deaminase; translation: MTDTDPRKTERIAYRGKLLTFDDRPDASDEATVFEEDGLLIVESGRVVARGSYPALAAQLTADTDVRALRDKWIVPGFIDTHLHYPQTDMIASPAAGLLPWLERYTFPTERRFADAARARETAEFFLDELLASGTTTALVYCTVHKESADALFAASDARNLRMIAGKVLMDRNCPAFLRDTAQSGYDDSAELIARWHGRGRQLYALTPRFAPTSTPEQLEACGALAGQHADVFIQTHVAENVDEIKWVTELYPGHRSYLDVYDRYGLLRRRAVYGHCIHFDDADRARMRETGAVASHCPTSNLFLGSGLFDMGKAREHGMPVALGTDVGGGTSFSMLQTMNEAHKVARMSGHYLSATQMFWLATAGAAEALGLDAQIGTLAPGSEADFIVLDPQATPLLARRMEQAETLEESLFAFALLGDDRAVLETYAAGRRVHRRGERATKRKRP
- a CDS encoding TMEM165/GDT1 family protein codes for the protein MEQAFLISTGAVALAEIGDKTQLLSLVLAARYRKPVPIMLGVLAATLANHAGAGAIGAWLGALITPTVMQWALAVSFIVMGIWVLIPDKLDEREANVTRGHLGVFWATVLTFFLAEMGDKTQIATVALAARFHDFFGVVAGTTLGMMLANVPAILLGERFAHRLPTRAVHVVAALLFIALGVLAIFRGTGGA
- a CDS encoding DUF4136 domain-containing protein; translation: MTAMWDRARRLAVPVLAVAAVAMSGCTSYVTTQVTAFSAWSGSDATRTYAFSRSSAQQNSIEEATYEQLVANELDLYAFRPRPAGEANYLVSLSYDTRGDTMTVSQPVYYGSPWAGPYWRPFDPWGPFGAFPAGYVSQTYPVYTHTLGIRMTERSTGKEVYNVTARDTDDDSSLVRAMPYLVRGALADFPLGNGVVRTVRIPVDKKGRAASNEVPVVPAAATTGASGAATAPR
- the pepN gene encoding aminopeptidase N; translation: MSDTATPAVVRRSDYSPPTFLIESAALEFDLVPERTLVSNTMRVRRNPDAAPASHLELMGEALELVSVSIDGAPHAQHRTHEHGLVLEGVPDAFELTIVSTCNPASNTTLSGLYVSSGSFFTQCEAEGFRRITYFLDRPDVMSTYTVTLRADKTAYPVLLSNGNLVDSGELPDGRHYAKWEDPFKKPSYLFALVAGKLVALEERIRTGSGKEKLLQVWVEPHDLDKTRHAMDSLIHAIRWDEKRFGLELDLDRFMIVAVSDFNMGAMENKGLNIFNTKYVLANPETATDTDFANIEAVVGHEYFHNWTGNRVTCRDWFQLSLKEGLTVFRDQEFSADMQGGADDEAARAVKRIEDVRVLRQMQFAEDAGPMAHPVRPESYVEINNFYTMTVYEKGAEVVRMYQTLFGRDGFRRGMDLYFERHDGQAVTCDDFRHAMADANGRDLAQFERWYSQAGTPRVNVRTAYDAGAKRYTVTLSQRYAEAAPAAHETQKGPLLIPFAIGLIGRDGNDLPLRLEGEPNASGTTRVLDLTAEDATFTFVDVPEAPLPSLLRNFSAPVIVEYEYTPDELAFLLAHDSDPFNRWEAGQRLATRELLTLAGRAANGLDNAVVAAFARVLTDETLSPAFRELALVLPSESYLAEQMVEADPAAVHAARQFMRKRFAVAMREAWLDTYAHHVTPGGYEPSAQAAGQRALKNLALAYLAELDDPADAIRLATAQYDSADNMTDRAAALSALLAAAATSGAPTAERVLDDFYRRFEREPLVIDKWFAMQATQRGSAGRPVIEIVRKLMTHPAFTLRNPNRARSLIFSFCSANPSQFHAPDGSGYAFWAEQVIALDALNPQVAARLARALELWRRYTPSLREKMRAALERVAAQASSRDVREIVDKALA